The following coding sequences lie in one Rutidosis leptorrhynchoides isolate AG116_Rl617_1_P2 chromosome 6, CSIRO_AGI_Rlap_v1, whole genome shotgun sequence genomic window:
- the LOC139851518 gene encoding probable alkaline/neutral invertase B, with the protein MSVASGDLTQNESLSNGDCDTDFDFSKLQDKPRHLNLERQRSFDERSLAEASPRFSSRLENGQRQIDLESIFSPSKRSSFNTPRSQNGFEPHPMFIEAWESLRKTMVYFRGQPVGTIAALDNSDEKLNYDQVFVRDFVPSGLAFLMNGEPEIVKNFLLKTLRLQSWEKRIDRFQLGEGVMPASFKVLHDPVRNTETLMADFGESAIGRVAPIDSGFWWIILLRAYTKSTGDASLAEMPECQKGMRLILALCLSEGFDTFPTLLCADGCSMIDRRMGVYGYPIEIQALFFMALRCALLLLKQDAQGKELIERIGKRLHALSFHMRSYFWLDMKHLNDIYRYKTEEYSHTAVNKFNVMPDSLPEWVFDFMPTQGGYFLGNVGPSNMDFRWFCLGNCVAILSSLATPEQSTAIMDLIESRWDELVGDMPVKVCYPAIESHDWRIITGCDPKNTRWSYHNGGSWPVLLWLVTAACIKVGRPQIARRAIEVAELRLAKDGWPEYYDGKNGRYIGKQARKHQTWSIAGYLVAKMMLEDPSHLGMIALEEDKQMKTTIKRSSSWTC; encoded by the exons ATGTCTGTGGCATCAGGGGATTTGACCCAAAACGAAAGTTTGAGTAATGGTGATTGTGATACTGATTTCGATTTCTCTAAGCTACAAGATAAGCCTAGACACTTGAATTTGGAGAGACAGAGATCTTTTGACGAGAGGTCGCTTGCTGAGGCATCACCCCGTTTCTCATCACGATTGGAAAATGGTCAAAGACAAATAGACCTCGAGAGCATTTTCTCGCCAAGTAAAAGATCGTCCTTCAATACCCCTAGGTCTCAAAATGGGTTCGAACCACATCCGATGTTTATTGAGGCTTGGGAGTCTTTGAGGAAGACGATGGTGTACTTTCGAGGTCAACCAGTCGGGACTATTGCAGCACTTGACAACTCTGACGAGAAACTAAATTACGATCAG GTTTTTGTCAGAGATTTTGTTCCAAGTGGTTTAGCATTCTTGATGAACGGGGAACCTGAAATTGTCAAGAATTTTCTTCTAAAGACACTGCGGCTACAATCATGGGAGAAAAGAATTGATCGATTCCAATTAGGGGAGGGTGTGATGCCAGCTAGTTTTAAGGTACTTCATGATCCGGTTCGTAATACTGAGACATTAATGGCTGATTTTGGTGAGAGTGCTATAGGACGAGTTGCACCTATTGATTCAGGTTTTTGGTGGATCATATTGCTCCGTGCTTATACGAAATCGACCGGAGATGCTTCGTTGGCCGAAATGCCAGAATGCCAGAAAGGTATGCGGTTGATACTTGCGCTATGTCTTTCTGAGGGATTTGATACGTTCCCGACCCTTCTTTGCGCCGATGGATGCTCGATGATTGATCGAAGAATG GGTGTGTACGGATATCCGATAGAGATACAAGCGCTTTTCTTCATGGCATTAAGATGTGCTTTACTTTTACTCAAGCAAGATGCTCAAGGAAAAGAACTTATTGAGCGAATTGGAAAGCGACTTCATGCTTTAAGTTTTCACATGAGAAGCTACTTTTGGTTAGACATGAAGCATCTGAATGACATATATCGTTACAAAACGGAAGAGTATTCTCATACTGCTGTCAACAAGTTTAACGTGATGCCCGACTCCCTTCCAGAATGGGTTTTTGACTTTATGCCAACTCAAGGGGGATACTTTCTTGGAAACGTGGGGCCCTCGAATATGGACTTTCGTTGGTTCTGTTTGGGAAACTGTGTAGCTATTCTTTCTTCTTTGGCGACACCTGAACAGTCGACGGCGATCATGGATCTTATAGAATCTAGATGGGATGAGTTGGTTGGTGATATGCCGGTGAAGGTTTGTTATCCTGCCATTGAAAGCCATGATTGGAGGATTATTACTGGATGTGATCCCAAGAACACTAGATGGAGTTATCACAATGGAGGATCGTGGCCAG TGCTCTTATGGTTGGTCACAGCTGCATGTATAAAGGTGGGACGCCCCCAAATTGCGAGACGTGCGATTGAGGTGGCGGAACTTAGGTTGGCAAAGGACGGGTGGCCAGAATATTATGATGGAAAGAATGGTAGGTACATTGGAAAACAGGCACGAAAGCATCAAACTTGGTCAATTGCAGGTTATTTGGTGGCCAAAATGATGCTAGAGGATCCATCTCATTTAGGTATGATAGCACTTGAAGAAGACAAACAGATGAAAACTACCATCAAAAGATCATCTTCCTGGACTTGTTAA